Proteins encoded within one genomic window of Cucumis sativus cultivar 9930 chromosome 3, Cucumber_9930_V3, whole genome shotgun sequence:
- the LOC101220298 gene encoding UTP--glucose-1-phosphate uridylyltransferase, producing MASAATLSPADTEKLSKLKAAVSGLTQISENEKSGFINLVSRYLSGEAQHVEWSKIQTPTDEVVVPYDSLAPVSNDPAETKKLLDKLVVLKLNGGLGTTMGCTGPKSVIEVRNGLTFLDLIVIQIENLNSKYGCNVPLLLMNSFNTHDDTQKIIEKYKGSNVDIHTFNQSQYPRLVVDDYLPLPSKGRTDKDGWYPPGHGDVFPSLKNSGKLDALIAQGKEYVFVANSDNLGAVVDLQILNHLIRNKNEYCMEVTPKTLADVKGGTLISYEGKVQLLEIAQVPDEHVNEFKSIQKFKIFNTNNLWVNLKAIKRLVEANALKMEIIPNPKEVDGIKVLQLETAAGAAIRFFDHAIGINVPRSRFLPVKATSDLLLVQSDLYTLVDGFVLRNNARKDPSNPSIELGPEFKKVGNFLSRFKSIPSIIELDSLKVVGDVSFGSGVVLKGKVTISAKPGTKLAVPDNALIANKEINGPEDF from the exons ATGGCCTCTGCTGCTACTCTTAGCCCTGCTGATACTGAGAAGCTTTCCAAGCTTAAAGCTGCTGTTTCTGGACTTACCCAGATAAG TGAGAATGAGAAATCTGGATTTATCAACCTTGTCTCTCGCTATCTCAG TGGGGAAGCACAGCATGTTGAATGGAGCAAGATCCAGACTCCAACAGACGAAGTAGTGGTTCCTTATGATTCCTTGGCACCTGTATCTAATG ATCCTGCTGAAACTAAGAAACTATTGGACAAACTTGTTGTTTTGAAGCTTAATGGAGGTTTGGGGACCACAATGGGCTGCACAGGTCCTAA GTCAGTTATTGAAGTGCGGAATGGTTTGACATTTCTTGACTTGATTGTTATCCAAATAGAG AATCTTAATTCCAAATATGGGTGCAACGTTCCTTTACTTCTGATGAACTCATTTAACACTCATGATGATACCCAAAAG ATCATTGAGAAGTACAAAGGTTCAAATGTGGATATTCATACTTTCAACCAG AGCCAATATCCACGTTTGGTTGTTGATGACTATCTTCCACTCCCTAGCAAAGGACGCACCGACAAGGATGGATG GTACCCTCCTGGACATGGTGATGTTTTCCCATCCTTGAAAAACAGCGGCAAACTTGATGCCCTGATAGCTCAG GGTAAGGAATATGTCTTTGTTGCAAACTCTGACAACTTAGGTGCTGTTGTGGACTTGC aaattttaaatcatttgaTACGGAACAAGAATGAGTACTGCATGGAG GTGACTCCTAAAACCTTGGCTGATGTGAAGGGTGGTACTCTTATTTCTTATGAAGGGAAGGTTCAG CTGCTTGAAATTGCTCAAGTCCCTGATGAACAC GTCAATGAGTTCAAGTCAATtcagaaattcaaaattttcaacaccAACAATTT GTGGGTGAACTTGAAAGCAATTAAAAGGCTTGTGGAAGCCAATGCACTTAAGATGGAGATTATTCCAAATCCCAAG GAAGTTGATGGGATTAAAGTTCTTCAACTCGAAACAGCAGCTGGTGCAGCAATCAGG TTCTTTGATCATGCAATTGGTATTAATGTACCACGATCACGATTTCTTCCCGTCAAAGCAACTTCAGATTTGCTTCTTGTTCAG TCTGATCTCTATACTTTAGTTGATGGCTTTGTCCTTCGCAACAATGCTAGAAAAGATCCTTCCAATCCTTCTATTGAATTGGGGCCCGAATTCAAGAAG GTCGGTAACTTCCTGAGCCGATTCAAGTCAATTCCAAGCATCATTGAACTTGATAGCCTTAAAGTGGTTGGCGATGTTTCGTTTGGGTCTGGTGTCGTTCTCAAG GGGAAAGTGACTATTTCGGCTAAACCAGGGACAAAATTGGCGGTACCCGATAATGCCTTGATAGCAAACAAg GAAATCAATGGCCCAGAAGATTTTTAA